The following coding sequences lie in one Hydrogenophaga sp. PBL-H3 genomic window:
- a CDS encoding YiaA/YiaB family inner membrane protein: MASNRFPLIVMRDTRAWQLQVWASFGVAVFLCATGLAYLPGQALDRAFMVMGYVFCLSTVFVLSKAVRDSHQAALSGEAETPMWRLVVWGGFAVAMGLTGWGLLRMEINDTYRAYLGVSWLYLVTSAFTLAKTLRDRFEADLTEARVRGEMAGRQQALGERAAAVE, encoded by the coding sequence ATGGCCTCGAACCGATTCCCCCTCATCGTGATGCGCGACACCCGCGCCTGGCAACTCCAGGTCTGGGCCTCGTTTGGTGTTGCGGTGTTTCTTTGCGCGACCGGGCTGGCGTATCTGCCGGGTCAGGCGCTGGACCGGGCGTTCATGGTGATGGGTTATGTGTTCTGCCTGTCCACCGTGTTCGTGCTCTCCAAGGCCGTGCGCGACAGCCACCAGGCCGCGCTGTCGGGCGAGGCCGAGACGCCGATGTGGCGCCTGGTGGTGTGGGGCGGCTTTGCCGTGGCCATGGGCCTGACCGGTTGGGGCCTGTTGCGCATGGAGATCAACGACACCTACCGCGCCTACCTGGGTGTGAGCTGGTTGTACCTCGTGACCTCGGCCTTCACGCTGGCCAAGACCCTGCGCGACCGCTTTGAAGCCGACCTGACCGAGGCCCGCGTGCGCGGCGAGATGGCGGGCCGCCAGCAGGCGCTGGGCGAGCGTGCCGCCGCTGTCGAATGA
- a CDS encoding IclR family transcriptional regulator, producing the protein MGRHRHTPSTPLTEADPADDRRFVTALARGLTVLRCFSPADRWLAHQELARRTGLPQATVSRLTFTLTSLGYLRHRAATGEYALSPAVLSLGFSVLSNFEVGRIARPFMETLAEHTQAAISLGVRHDTSVVYVAHCRSTARLILGLDVGTRLPFAETAMGRAIWCAASPGMQAVVARRLQAQDPERWPEREAGLKRAEIDWAERGYAVSESEWESEIAAIGVGLDLGDGREPLALTVGGPASRLQGALLHDDFGSALVKTGREIVAAIQAAGWED; encoded by the coding sequence ATGGGGCGCCATCGCCACACGCCATCCACCCCGCTCACCGAAGCGGACCCGGCCGACGACCGCCGTTTCGTCACCGCGCTGGCACGCGGCCTGACCGTGCTGCGCTGCTTCAGCCCGGCCGACCGCTGGCTGGCGCACCAGGAACTGGCGCGGCGCACCGGCCTGCCGCAGGCCACCGTCTCGCGCCTGACCTTCACGCTCACCAGCCTGGGTTACCTGCGCCACCGCGCGGCCACCGGGGAGTACGCGCTGAGCCCGGCGGTGCTGTCGCTGGGCTTCAGTGTGTTGTCCAACTTCGAGGTCGGGCGCATCGCGCGGCCGTTCATGGAAACGCTGGCCGAGCACACCCAGGCCGCCATTTCGCTGGGGGTGCGGCACGACACCTCGGTGGTCTATGTGGCGCACTGCCGCAGCACGGCGCGCCTCATCCTCGGGCTGGACGTGGGCACGCGCCTGCCGTTTGCCGAGACCGCCATGGGCCGCGCGATCTGGTGTGCGGCCTCGCCGGGCATGCAGGCGGTGGTGGCGCGGCGCCTGCAGGCGCAAGACCCCGAGCGCTGGCCCGAGCGCGAGGCCGGGCTCAAGCGCGCTGAAATCGATTGGGCCGAACGCGGCTACGCGGTGTCCGAGTCGGAGTGGGAGAGCGAGATCGCGGCCATCGGCGTGGGCCTGGACCTGGGCGATGGCCGCGAGCCGCTGGCGCTCACCGTGGGCGGCCCGGCCTCGCGGCTGCAAGGGGCTTTGCTGCACGACGACTTTGGCTCCGCGCTGGTGAAAACGGGGCGCGAGATCGTGGCCGCGATCCAGGCGGCGGGTTGGGAGGATTGA
- the fba gene encoding class II fructose-bisphosphate aldolase (catalyzes the reversible aldol condensation of dihydroxyacetonephosphate and glyceraldehyde 3-phosphate in the Calvin cycle, glycolysis, and/or gluconeogenesis), whose protein sequence is MALVSMRELLDHAAIHGYGIPAFNVNNLEQVQAVMAAAHEAGAPVILQASAGARKYAGEPFIKHLIQAAVESYPHIPLVMHQDHGQNPDVCRGAIDLGFSSVMMDGSLEGDGKTIASYEYNVDVTRKVVDMAHKLGVTVEGELGCLGSLETMQGDKEDGHGTDAVMTREQLLTDPEQAADFVKRTQLDALAIAIGTSHGAYKFTRKPTGDILAIDRIQEINRRLPNTHLVMHGSSSVPQDLLAVINQYGGKIKETYGVPVEEIQKAIKFGVRKINIDTDIRLAMTAAVRKFLAENPEKFDAREWLKPAREAAKAICKQRYIEFGCEGQAGKIKGESLQVVAAKYAKGELAQVVH, encoded by the coding sequence ATGGCGCTCGTTTCCATGCGCGAACTGCTCGACCACGCCGCCATTCACGGCTACGGCATTCCAGCGTTCAACGTCAACAACCTCGAACAGGTGCAGGCCGTCATGGCTGCGGCGCACGAAGCCGGCGCACCGGTGATCCTGCAGGCCAGCGCCGGTGCACGCAAATACGCGGGCGAGCCCTTCATCAAGCACCTGATCCAGGCGGCCGTGGAGTCCTACCCCCACATCCCGCTGGTGATGCACCAGGACCACGGCCAGAACCCGGACGTGTGCCGCGGCGCGATCGACCTGGGTTTCAGCTCGGTGATGATGGACGGCAGCCTGGAAGGCGACGGCAAGACGATTGCCAGCTACGAGTACAACGTGGACGTGACCCGCAAGGTGGTCGACATGGCCCACAAGCTGGGCGTCACTGTTGAAGGTGAACTGGGTTGCCTGGGCAGCCTGGAGACCATGCAGGGTGACAAGGAAGACGGCCACGGCACCGACGCGGTGATGACGCGCGAGCAGCTGCTGACCGACCCCGAGCAGGCGGCCGACTTTGTGAAGCGCACCCAGCTCGACGCCCTGGCGATTGCCATCGGCACCAGCCACGGCGCCTACAAGTTCACCCGCAAGCCCACCGGCGACATCCTGGCGATCGACCGCATCCAGGAAATCAACCGCCGCCTGCCCAACACCCACCTGGTGATGCACGGCTCCAGCTCCGTGCCGCAAGACCTGCTGGCGGTGATCAACCAGTACGGCGGCAAGATCAAGGAAACCTACGGCGTGCCGGTCGAAGAGATCCAGAAAGCGATCAAATTCGGCGTGCGCAAGATCAACATCGACACCGACATCCGCCTGGCCATGACGGCCGCGGTGCGCAAGTTCCTGGCGGAGAACCCCGAGAAGTTCGACGCCCGCGAATGGCTCAAGCCCGCGCGCGAAGCCGCCAAGGCGATCTGCAAGCAGCGCTATATCGAGTTCGGCTGCGAAGGCCAGGCCGGCAAGATCAAGGGCGAGAGCCTGCAGGTGGTGGCCGCCAAATACGCCAAGGGCGAACTCGCCCAGGTCGTGCACTGA
- a CDS encoding long-chain fatty acid--CoA ligase, giving the protein MTSPHPAHWPPGLPQHLTLPQTHVFYNLEVSARRYPDKPFIVFYDSVLTFAAFLRETEHIAGHLQQVCGVQPGDRVLLCMQNSPQWALAFYAILRAGAVVVPVNPMNRTEELRHCVSDSGAQVAFVAQDLLPQVLPLLTPEGEGLRHGIVATYSDHLRTPTDLPVPDFVAAPRQPLTEPGLVAWSDAITAERNPGPLTTGPDDLCAMPYTSGTTGLPKGCMHTHRSVMSTLVGGVRWFGTSTDAVCLSVLPFFHVTGLTGSLNGPLYVGATIVVLARWDRETAAICMQRYRVTMWQAISTMVIDFLAHPQLERFDLSSLCCVRGGGAAMPEALAARLKALTGQDYIEGYGMSETMAATHINPTHRPKRQCLGLPVFDVDARVVDPDTLARLPVGETGEIVVHGPQIMQGYWRNPQATQDVFVTIDGQRFLRTGDLGHVDEDGYFFMTDRLKRMINASGYKVWPAEVEALMYHHPAIQEACVIGVRDARRGESVKALVVLRPEHRGQVSEQDVIDWAHGHMAAYKSPRVVEFVEALPRSGSGKVMWRELQEQQAARDATPPPP; this is encoded by the coding sequence ATGACGTCCCCCCACCCGGCCCACTGGCCACCAGGCCTGCCGCAGCACCTCACGCTGCCGCAGACGCACGTCTTCTACAACCTGGAGGTGTCGGCCCGACGCTACCCCGACAAACCCTTCATCGTGTTCTACGACTCGGTGCTGACCTTTGCTGCCTTCCTGCGCGAGACCGAGCACATCGCCGGCCACCTGCAGCAGGTCTGCGGCGTGCAGCCGGGCGACCGCGTGCTGCTGTGCATGCAGAACAGCCCTCAGTGGGCGCTGGCGTTTTACGCCATCCTGCGAGCGGGTGCGGTGGTGGTGCCGGTGAACCCGATGAACCGCACGGAGGAGCTTCGCCACTGCGTCAGCGACAGCGGCGCGCAGGTGGCCTTCGTGGCGCAAGACCTGCTGCCGCAGGTGCTCCCCTTGCTGACACCCGAAGGTGAGGGGCTGCGCCACGGGATCGTGGCCACCTACAGCGACCACCTGCGCACGCCCACCGACCTGCCGGTGCCCGACTTCGTGGCTGCGCCGCGCCAGCCGTTGACCGAACCCGGTCTGGTGGCCTGGTCCGACGCGATCACAGCTGAACGGAACCCCGGGCCGCTCACCACCGGCCCCGACGACCTCTGCGCCATGCCCTACACCTCGGGCACCACCGGCCTGCCCAAGGGCTGCATGCACACCCACCGCAGCGTGATGAGCACGCTGGTGGGCGGCGTGCGCTGGTTCGGCACCTCGACCGACGCGGTCTGCCTCTCGGTGCTGCCGTTCTTTCATGTCACCGGCCTCACGGGCAGCTTGAACGGACCGCTGTACGTGGGCGCGACCATCGTGGTGCTCGCGCGCTGGGACCGCGAAACCGCCGCCATCTGCATGCAGCGCTACCGCGTCACCATGTGGCAGGCGATCTCCACCATGGTGATCGACTTCCTTGCGCACCCGCAGTTGGAGCGTTTCGACCTGTCCAGCCTGTGCTGCGTGCGCGGCGGCGGTGCGGCCATGCCCGAGGCGCTGGCCGCGCGTCTCAAAGCCCTCACCGGCCAGGATTACATCGAGGGTTACGGCATGTCAGAAACCATGGCCGCCACCCACATCAACCCCACCCACCGACCCAAGCGCCAGTGCCTGGGCCTGCCGGTGTTCGACGTGGACGCGCGCGTGGTCGACCCCGACACCCTGGCCAGGCTGCCCGTTGGCGAAACCGGTGAGATCGTGGTGCACGGCCCGCAAATCATGCAGGGCTACTGGCGCAACCCGCAGGCCACGCAAGACGTGTTCGTCACCATCGACGGTCAACGCTTCCTGCGCACCGGCGACCTCGGCCACGTGGACGAAGACGGCTACTTCTTCATGACCGACCGCTTGAAACGCATGATCAACGCGAGCGGCTACAAGGTCTGGCCCGCCGAGGTGGAAGCGCTCATGTACCACCACCCCGCCATCCAGGAGGCCTGCGTGATCGGCGTGCGCGATGCGCGCCGCGGCGAGAGCGTCAAGGCCCTCGTGGTGCTGCGACCCGAACACCGCGGACAGGTGAGCGAGCAGGACGTGATCGACTGGGCGCACGGCCACATGGCCGCCTACAAAAGCCCGCGCGTCGTGGAATTCGTGGAGGCGCTGCCCCGCTCGGGCAGCGGCAAGGTGATGTGGCGCGAACTGCAGGAACAGCAGGCCGCACGCGACGCCACCCCCCCTCCCCCTTGA
- a CDS encoding MFS transporter — translation MSQHPVPRHILPILVLAQFMGTSLWFAVNAVMPDLQRELGWPTSAVGTLTSALQFGFIAGTLVFALLAIADRFAPRRVFLVCALAGAACTVGAWWMVRDHTALLAWRFATGFFLAGIYPVGMKIAAQWYTRGLGGALGLLIGALVLGSASAHALRALSGTLPWPTLMLGVAALAAAGGLLLFFGTTDPPGAQARVTVLQWRALATLWTDARVRSSVLGYFGHMWELYTMWVMVPLVLATRLQGAALSWAAFFVLGAGVIGCAGGGWVAQRWGSARVAGSQLATSGLCCLAAPWMIDAPTAGFFAWLVLWGITVSGDSPQFSTLTARNAPPQAVGSVLTLTNSIGFAISIVSILLFVSLAETVALGALLPWLAIGPALGLWALWPLVRAELRQAP, via the coding sequence ATGTCCCAGCACCCCGTTCCGCGCCACATCCTGCCCATCCTGGTGCTCGCCCAGTTCATGGGCACCTCGCTGTGGTTCGCGGTCAACGCGGTCATGCCCGATCTGCAGCGCGAACTGGGCTGGCCCACCAGCGCGGTGGGCACGCTCACCTCGGCGCTGCAGTTCGGCTTCATCGCCGGCACGCTGGTGTTTGCACTGCTGGCCATTGCCGACCGTTTTGCGCCACGCCGCGTGTTCCTGGTGTGCGCGCTGGCGGGCGCGGCCTGCACCGTGGGCGCCTGGTGGATGGTGCGCGACCACACGGCACTGCTGGCCTGGCGCTTTGCCACCGGTTTCTTCCTCGCGGGCATCTACCCGGTGGGCATGAAGATCGCGGCGCAGTGGTACACGCGCGGCCTGGGCGGCGCGCTCGGCTTGCTGATCGGCGCGCTGGTGCTGGGCTCGGCCAGCGCGCATGCGCTGCGCGCACTCAGCGGCACCCTGCCCTGGCCCACGCTCATGCTCGGCGTGGCCGCGCTGGCCGCGGCCGGCGGCCTGCTGCTGTTTTTCGGCACAACCGACCCACCGGGCGCGCAGGCCCGCGTGACGGTGTTGCAGTGGCGCGCACTGGCCACGCTGTGGACCGATGCGCGCGTGCGCAGCTCGGTGCTCGGCTACTTCGGCCACATGTGGGAGCTCTACACCATGTGGGTGATGGTGCCGCTGGTGCTGGCCACGCGGCTGCAGGGCGCCGCGCTGTCGTGGGCGGCCTTTTTTGTGCTCGGGGCCGGCGTGATCGGCTGCGCTGGCGGGGGCTGGGTGGCGCAGCGCTGGGGCAGCGCGCGCGTGGCCGGCTCTCAGCTGGCCACCAGCGGTCTGTGTTGCCTGGCCGCGCCATGGATGATCGACGCACCCACCGCAGGGTTCTTTGCGTGGCTGGTGCTCTGGGGCATCACCGTCTCGGGCGACTCGCCGCAGTTCTCCACCCTCACCGCGCGCAACGCTCCACCCCAGGCCGTGGGCAGCGTGCTCACGCTGACCAACAGCATCGGCTTCGCGATCTCCATCGTGAGCATCCTGCTGTTTGTGTCACTGGCCGAGACGGTCGCGCTGGGCGCACTGCTGCCCTGGCTGGCGATCGGCCCGGCGCTGGGGCTGTGGGCTCTGTGGCCGCTGGTGCGGGCAGAGCTTCGCCAGGCACCATGA
- a CDS encoding phosphatase PAP2 family protein: MTSIDNALFLWINATPATPPGLIALARWCSEVLPTVALLALAPLALAGQQARRQVMGAALAMALAWLAVRGLKGVFDMPRPFTLGLGHQWIPHAVTPAFPSYHATVSAAWSAGLLFHARRHLRVWILLAGCVTLAIAWSRVFLGVHFVSDVAMGLALGVSCALVARQCMAGAAGWLGAFRSRQVGSGIR, encoded by the coding sequence ATGACCTCCATCGACAACGCGTTGTTCCTCTGGATCAACGCAACCCCTGCCACGCCGCCCGGCCTGATTGCCCTGGCCCGCTGGTGTTCCGAGGTCTTGCCCACCGTGGCCTTGCTGGCGCTGGCGCCCCTCGCGCTGGCGGGGCAGCAGGCGCGCAGACAGGTGATGGGCGCCGCGCTGGCCATGGCGCTGGCCTGGCTGGCGGTGCGTGGTCTCAAAGGGGTGTTCGACATGCCGCGCCCGTTCACCCTGGGGCTGGGTCACCAGTGGATACCGCACGCCGTCACGCCTGCGTTTCCCAGTTATCACGCCACCGTGTCGGCGGCCTGGTCGGCCGGCCTGCTGTTCCATGCCCGCCGCCATCTCCGGGTCTGGATCCTGTTGGCGGGGTGCGTGACCCTGGCCATCGCCTGGAGCCGCGTCTTCCTGGGCGTTCACTTCGTCTCCGACGTGGCCATGGGCCTGGCGCTCGGTGTGTCTTGCGCGCTGGTCGCCCGGCAATGCATGGCGGGCGCTGCGGGCTGGCTCGGCGCCTTCAGGTCGCGCCAGGTCGGTTCAGGAATCCGCTGA
- a CDS encoding alpha/beta hydrolase translates to MTFPQPVPPSPPARRRWLTLLGLAPLLQACSPLRLINATVPSDTHTVLRDEAYGNAERQRMDVYLPVDKTPDAPMAVFFYGGSWSSGERADYKFVGEALASRGIVTVIADYRLSPEVRYPVFLQDCAQAVRWARDNAQRLGASRSRLFVSGHSAGAYNAAMLALDARWLAEVAMQPAELAGWAGLAGPYDFLPIGIPEVQRAFNWPDTPANSQPLFHAPAGTGLKHRVLLLAAKSDSLVNPQRNTLAMAQALQQRGTPVELELFDRVNHVTLIGAMAPPLRGLAPVLERFSGFLNRPGAT, encoded by the coding sequence ATGACTTTTCCGCAACCCGTTCCTCCATCGCCACCAGCCCGCCGCCGCTGGCTCACCCTGCTGGGCCTGGCGCCTTTGCTGCAGGCCTGTTCGCCGCTGCGGCTGATCAACGCCACGGTGCCTTCAGACACCCACACGGTGTTGCGCGACGAGGCCTACGGCAATGCCGAGCGCCAGCGCATGGACGTGTACCTGCCGGTGGACAAAACGCCCGACGCGCCGATGGCCGTGTTTTTCTACGGCGGCAGCTGGAGCAGCGGCGAGCGCGCCGACTACAAATTCGTGGGCGAGGCGTTGGCTTCGCGCGGCATCGTCACCGTGATCGCCGACTACCGCCTGAGCCCCGAGGTGCGCTACCCGGTGTTCCTGCAGGACTGCGCGCAGGCGGTGCGCTGGGCGCGCGACAACGCGCAGCGCCTGGGTGCCTCGCGCTCGCGCCTGTTCGTGAGCGGCCACAGCGCGGGCGCTTACAACGCGGCCATGCTCGCGCTCGACGCGCGCTGGCTGGCCGAGGTGGCCATGCAGCCGGCCGAGCTCGCCGGCTGGGCCGGGTTGGCCGGCCCCTACGACTTCCTGCCGATCGGCATTCCCGAGGTGCAGCGCGCCTTCAACTGGCCCGACACGCCCGCCAACTCGCAGCCGCTCTTCCATGCACCGGCGGGCACAGGCCTGAAGCACCGCGTGCTGCTCCTGGCCGCCAAAAGCGACTCGCTGGTCAACCCGCAGCGCAACACACTGGCCATGGCGCAGGCGCTGCAGCAGCGCGGAACCCCGGTGGAACTGGAGCTGTTCGACCGCGTCAACCACGTCACGCTGATCGGCGCGATGGCCCCGCCGCTGCGCGGTCTGGCGCCCGTGCTGGAACGCTTCAGCGGATTCCTGAACCGACCTGGCGCGACCTGA
- a CDS encoding threonine dehydratase, which produces MNTSLPCLADIEAAAEVVYRSFQATPQYRWATLSARLGTDCWVKHENHTPVGAFKIRGGLTYFDQLQQRGELPREVMSATRGNHGQSIGWAARMHGVACTIVVPRGNSVEKNAAMRALGASLIEHGDDFQESREHAMALAAERGAHMVPSFHADLLRGVSTAWWEFFRAVPQLDVVYVPVGQGSGACSAIAAKLALGHKVRVVGVVSAHATTYADSLAAGRVVAAPVTTMLADGMACRVADQAALDVLAPHLDHIVQVTDTAVAEAMRALFADTHNVAEGAGAASFAAAWQERASLRGQVVGTTLCGGNVDTATLAGVLAGH; this is translated from the coding sequence ATGAACACCTCCCTGCCCTGCCTTGCCGACATCGAAGCCGCCGCCGAAGTGGTGTACCGCTCGTTCCAGGCCACACCTCAGTACCGCTGGGCCACGCTGAGCGCGCGCCTGGGCACCGACTGCTGGGTGAAACACGAGAACCACACGCCGGTGGGCGCGTTCAAGATCCGCGGCGGCCTCACCTACTTCGACCAGCTCCAGCAGCGTGGCGAACTGCCCCGCGAGGTGATGAGCGCCACGCGCGGCAACCACGGCCAGAGCATCGGCTGGGCGGCGCGCATGCACGGTGTGGCCTGCACCATCGTCGTGCCGCGTGGCAATTCGGTGGAGAAAAACGCCGCCATGCGCGCCCTGGGTGCGAGCCTGATCGAACACGGCGACGACTTCCAGGAAAGCCGCGAACACGCCATGGCCCTGGCCGCCGAGCGCGGCGCGCACATGGTGCCGAGTTTTCACGCCGACCTGCTGCGTGGCGTGAGCACCGCCTGGTGGGAGTTCTTTCGCGCCGTGCCCCAACTGGACGTGGTGTATGTGCCGGTGGGTCAGGGCTCGGGCGCGTGTTCTGCCATCGCGGCCAAGCTCGCGCTGGGTCACAAGGTGCGCGTTGTGGGTGTGGTCAGCGCGCACGCCACCACCTACGCCGACTCGCTGGCCGCCGGCCGCGTGGTGGCTGCCCCCGTGACGACCATGCTCGCCGACGGCATGGCCTGCCGCGTGGCCGACCAGGCCGCGCTCGATGTGCTCGCGCCGCACCTCGACCACATCGTGCAGGTCACCGACACCGCCGTGGCCGAGGCCATGAGGGCGCTGTTCGCCGACACGCACAACGTGGCCGAAGGCGCGGGGGCGGCCAGCTTTGCCGCCGCGTGGCAGGAGCGTGCTTCGCTTCGTGGACAAGTGGTGGGCACCACCTTGTGCGGCGGCAATGTGGACACCGCCACACTGGCTGGCGTGCTCGCCGGGCACTGA
- a CDS encoding DUF2145 domain-containing protein: protein MTHPFLRLWLAVLAAVWALLVPPAAHAGRSCEATPLTARAIEQGMNLALRTSQALDAEHARSGARVVVLARAGQDLSKYQLRYSHLGWAYKTAEGPWRVLHKLNSCGSAEGALYRQGLGEFFLDDLWRFEAAWMVPTPALQAPLHALLTDPSRSTALNTRAYNMLSYPWATRYQQSNQWALETLAAAAEPGVGSREQAQAWLRFKGYQPTTLQLGALTRLGARVSSAHIAFDDHPNEKRFADRIETVTVDSVFVWLERAGLGGSMQRLSP, encoded by the coding sequence ATGACACACCCTTTTCTGAGACTCTGGCTGGCGGTGCTCGCCGCCGTCTGGGCGCTGCTGGTGCCACCCGCCGCACACGCCGGCCGCTCCTGCGAAGCCACACCCCTGACGGCGCGCGCCATCGAGCAGGGCATGAACCTGGCGCTGCGCACCTCGCAGGCGCTGGACGCCGAGCATGCCCGCAGCGGCGCTCGGGTGGTGGTGCTGGCCCGCGCCGGGCAAGACCTGAGCAAATACCAGCTGCGCTATTCGCACCTGGGCTGGGCCTACAAAACAGCCGAGGGTCCCTGGCGCGTGCTGCACAAACTCAACAGCTGCGGCTCCGCCGAGGGCGCGCTGTACCGCCAGGGACTGGGCGAGTTCTTTCTCGATGATCTCTGGCGCTTTGAAGCGGCCTGGATGGTGCCCACGCCCGCGCTGCAGGCGCCGCTGCATGCCCTGCTCACCGACCCGTCACGCAGCACCGCCCTGAACACCCGGGCCTACAACATGCTGAGCTACCCCTGGGCCACGCGCTACCAGCAGTCCAATCAGTGGGCACTGGAAACACTGGCCGCTGCCGCCGAGCCGGGTGTGGGCAGCCGCGAGCAGGCCCAGGCCTGGCTGCGCTTCAAGGGCTACCAGCCCACCACGCTGCAACTGGGCGCGCTCACCCGGCTGGGTGCACGTGTGAGCTCGGCCCACATCGCGTTTGACGACCACCCCAACGAAAAACGTTTTGCCGACCGCATCGAGACGGTGACGGTGGACTCGGTCTTCGTGTGGCTGGAGCGGGCCGGGCTGGGAGGGTCGATGCAGCGGCTGTCACCCTGA
- the pyk gene encoding pyruvate kinase gives MPVRATKIVATLGPASSDPALLEAMIRAGVNVVRLNFSHGTAQDHIDRATLVRAAAQRAGREVGIMADLQGPKIRVGKFVEGKVELVPGEKFVLDASRTELGNLEGVGLDYKELPRDVKAGDTLLLNDGLIVLTIDKVVGPAVHTTVKLGGELSNNKGINKQGGGLTAPALTAKDMDDIKTAMGLMADYVAVSFPKNATDMELARQLCNVAGAATGHKPALIAKIERAEAIPELANILKVSDGIMVARGDLAVEVGNAAVPGLQKHMIKMAREMDKVVITATQMMESMIVNPVPTRAEVSDVANAVLDGTDAVMLSAETAAGKYPLETVKEMANICQEAEKAEYSELGADFQGKTFKRIDQSIAMGALFTAHHLGAKAIVALTDSGSTALWMSRHNVRMPIYAVTSNLSTQRRMTLYRNVRPLLMDTSADRDTALADAEAHLKKRGIVHSGDVYAITVGEPMGQPGGTNTLKICRAS, from the coding sequence ATGCCCGTGCGCGCCACCAAGATCGTTGCCACCCTCGGCCCTGCTTCCAGCGACCCGGCTTTGCTCGAAGCCATGATCCGTGCGGGCGTGAACGTGGTCCGTCTCAACTTCTCCCACGGCACCGCGCAGGACCACATCGACCGCGCCACGCTGGTGCGCGCCGCCGCCCAGCGCGCCGGGCGCGAGGTCGGCATCATGGCCGACCTGCAGGGTCCCAAGATCCGCGTGGGCAAGTTCGTCGAGGGCAAGGTGGAACTGGTTCCCGGTGAAAAATTCGTGCTCGACGCCTCGCGCACCGAGCTGGGCAACCTGGAAGGCGTGGGCCTGGACTACAAGGAACTGCCGCGCGACGTGAAGGCCGGCGACACCCTGCTGCTCAACGACGGCCTGATCGTGCTGACCATCGACAAGGTGGTGGGCCCGGCCGTGCACACCACGGTGAAGCTGGGCGGCGAGCTCTCCAACAACAAGGGCATCAACAAGCAGGGCGGCGGCCTCACCGCGCCGGCGCTGACCGCCAAGGACATGGACGACATCAAGACCGCCATGGGTCTGATGGCCGACTACGTGGCGGTGAGTTTTCCGAAGAATGCGACCGACATGGAGCTGGCCCGCCAGCTGTGCAACGTGGCCGGTGCGGCCACTGGCCACAAGCCCGCGCTGATCGCCAAGATCGAGCGCGCCGAGGCCATCCCCGAGCTGGCCAACATCCTGAAGGTGTCCGACGGCATCATGGTGGCGCGCGGTGACCTGGCGGTGGAGGTGGGCAACGCAGCGGTGCCCGGCCTGCAGAAACACATGATCAAAATGGCGCGCGAGATGGACAAGGTGGTGATCACCGCCACCCAGATGATGGAGTCGATGATCGTCAACCCGGTGCCCACGCGCGCCGAGGTGAGCGACGTGGCCAACGCGGTGCTCGACGGCACCGACGCCGTGATGCTGAGCGCCGAGACGGCCGCTGGCAAGTACCCGCTGGAGACGGTGAAGGAAATGGCCAACATCTGCCAGGAAGCCGAAAAGGCCGAGTACAGCGAGCTCGGCGCCGACTTCCAGGGCAAGACCTTCAAGCGCATCGACCAGTCGATCGCCATGGGCGCGCTGTTCACCGCGCACCACCTCGGCGCCAAGGCCATCGTGGCGCTGACCGACTCCGGCTCGACCGCCCTGTGGATGAGCCGCCACAACGTGCGCATGCCGATCTACGCCGTCACCTCCAACCTCTCGACCCAGCGCCGCATGACGCTCTACCGCAACGTGCGCCCGCTGCTGATGGACACCAGCGCCGACCGCGACACCGCGCTGGCCGACGCCGAGGCCCACCTCAAGAAGCGCGGCATCGTGCACAGCGGCGACGTGTACGCCATCACCGTGGGCGAGCCCATGGGCCAGCCCGGCGGCACGAACACCCTGAAAATCTGCCGCGCCAGTTGA